The Mycobacterium sp. 3519A genome contains a region encoding:
- a CDS encoding ferredoxin reductase: MGKKYSTSRPAAVLADTVRPTVKGAGKHRGWGAARAIAERITTPLLPDDYLKLANPLWSARELRGRVLEVRRETVDSATLVIKPGWGFSFDYQPGQYIGIGVLVEGRWRWRSYSLTSSPVTGAAGPATLSREARVITITVKAMPEGFMSTHLVGGLAPGTVVRLAAPQGNFVMPDPAPASVLFLTAGSGITPVMSMLRTLARRDQITDVVHLHSAPTESDVIFAAELAELARSHDSYRIRLRSTRTEGRLDLSRLDDEVPDWRERQTWACGPEGMLNQAEGVWSAAGIAERLHLERFAASKGQVQGRGGTVEFARAGKTITVDAATPLMDAGEQAGVQMPFGCRMGICQSCVVGLLDGHVRDLRTGVEHEPGTRIQTCISAASGDCVLDV, translated from the coding sequence TTGGGCAAGAAATACAGCACGAGCAGGCCCGCAGCCGTTCTCGCAGACACCGTGCGGCCGACCGTCAAAGGCGCCGGTAAGCACCGCGGCTGGGGCGCCGCGCGCGCGATCGCCGAGCGGATCACCACCCCGCTGCTGCCCGACGACTACCTGAAGCTGGCCAACCCGTTGTGGTCGGCGCGGGAACTGCGCGGCAGGGTGCTCGAGGTCCGACGCGAGACCGTCGACTCCGCGACCCTGGTCATCAAGCCGGGGTGGGGTTTCTCGTTCGACTATCAGCCTGGCCAGTACATCGGCATCGGTGTGCTGGTCGAGGGGCGCTGGCGGTGGCGGTCCTATTCGTTGACCTCCAGTCCGGTGACCGGAGCCGCAGGGCCGGCGACATTGAGCCGCGAGGCGCGCGTCATCACCATCACGGTCAAGGCGATGCCCGAGGGGTTCATGTCGACGCATCTGGTCGGTGGGTTGGCGCCGGGCACCGTCGTCCGGTTGGCCGCGCCGCAGGGCAACTTCGTGATGCCCGACCCGGCGCCGGCCTCGGTGCTGTTCCTCACCGCCGGTTCCGGCATCACGCCGGTGATGTCGATGCTGCGCACGCTGGCCCGTCGCGACCAGATCACCGACGTGGTCCATTTGCATTCGGCGCCAACGGAATCCGACGTGATCTTCGCCGCCGAGCTGGCCGAGTTGGCGCGCAGCCACGACAGCTACCGGATTCGGTTGCGCTCGACACGCACCGAAGGGCGGCTGGATTTGTCCCGCCTCGACGACGAGGTGCCCGACTGGCGTGAGCGCCAGACCTGGGCCTGCGGGCCCGAGGGCATGCTGAACCAGGCAGAGGGCGTCTGGTCGGCGGCGGGCATCGCCGAGCGCCTGCATCTGGAGCGCTTCGCCGCATCGAAGGGTCAGGTGCAGGGCCGGGGCGGCACCGTCGAGTTCGCGCGTGCAGGCAAGACGATCACGGTCGACGCCGCCACCCCGCTGATGGACGCGGGCGAGCAGGCCGGGGTGCAGATGCCGTTCGGCTGCCGGATGGGCATCTGCCAGTCGTGTGTGGTGGGCCTTCTCGACGGCCATGTCCGCGATTTACGCACCGGCGTCGAGCACGAACCCGGTACCCGTATCCAGACGTGCATTTCCGCGGCGTCCGGCGATTGCGTACTCGACGTCTGA
- the rsgA gene encoding ribosome small subunit-dependent GTPase A has product MSPREYDESDVRVRPGRGSRPRTKTRPDHADAQEAMVVTVDRGRWGCALGRDPDRRVTAMRARELGRTPIVVGDDVGIVGDLSGRPDTLARIVRRGDRRTVLRRTADDTDPTERVVVANADQLLIVVALADPPPRTGLVERALIAAYAGGLEPILCLTKTDLAPPEPFAAQFADLDLTITTAGRDDPLDAVAPLLADKVTVLLGHSGVGKSTLVNRLVPDADRATGEVTDVGKGRHTSTQSVALPLSFGGWVIDTPGIRSFGLAHIEPDDVLLAFSDLAEAIKDCPRGCGHMGPPADPECALDTLTGPAAGRAAAARRLLAALREG; this is encoded by the coding sequence TTGAGCCCTCGCGAGTACGACGAGTCCGATGTCCGGGTGCGGCCCGGCCGGGGCTCGCGGCCGCGAACCAAGACCCGCCCCGACCATGCCGACGCGCAGGAAGCCATGGTGGTCACCGTCGACCGCGGCCGGTGGGGCTGCGCGCTGGGCAGGGACCCGGACCGGCGGGTCACCGCGATGCGGGCCAGGGAACTGGGCCGCACCCCGATCGTCGTCGGCGACGACGTCGGAATCGTCGGCGACCTGTCCGGCAGGCCCGACACGCTGGCCCGCATCGTCCGTCGCGGTGACCGCCGAACAGTGTTGCGGCGCACCGCAGATGACACCGATCCGACCGAGCGGGTGGTGGTCGCCAACGCCGATCAGCTGCTGATCGTGGTGGCGTTGGCCGATCCCCCGCCGCGCACCGGCCTCGTCGAACGCGCACTGATCGCGGCCTATGCAGGCGGTCTGGAGCCGATCCTGTGCCTGACCAAGACCGACCTGGCCCCGCCGGAACCGTTCGCCGCCCAGTTCGCCGATCTCGACCTGACAATCACCACCGCCGGCCGCGACGATCCGCTGGACGCCGTCGCGCCGTTGCTCGCCGACAAGGTGACGGTGCTGCTCGGCCATTCCGGTGTCGGCAAGTCGACATTGGTGAATCGCCTTGTGCCCGACGCGGACAGGGCCACCGGTGAGGTGACCGACGTCGGCAAGGGCAGGCACACCTCGACGCAGTCGGTCGCGCTTCCGCTGAGCTTCGGCGGCTGGGTCATCGACACGCCGGGGATCCGGTCGTTCGGGCTGGCGCACATCGAACCCGATGACGTGCTGCTCGCATTCTCGGATCTGGCCGAGGCGATCAAGGACTGCCCGCGCGGATGCGGGCACATGGGACCGCCCGCCGACCCCGAGTGCGCGCTGGACACGCTGACCGGACCGGCCGCGGGGCGCGCCGCCGCGGCGCGCCGCCTTCTCGCCGCGTTGCGAGAGGGCTAA
- a CDS encoding wax ester/triacylglycerol synthase family O-acyltransferase, which translates to MVTRLSTSDASFYHLEDTSTPMYVGTLSILRKPRSGLSYETLLATVEQRLPQIPRYRQKVREVALGLARPVWIDDRDFDITYHIRRSALPSPGSDAQLHELIARLGSRPLDKSRPLWEMYLIEGLARNRIAIYTKSHQALVNGMTALEIGHVIADRTQKPPEFGEDIWIPAREPSDRQLVLGAVGEWIMRPAEQMAAVRSAVTEVATNAGQLVEVGKRVVNVARTVARGTAPNSPLNTTVSRNRRFTVAAHRLDDYRMVRARYECDVNDIVLAVVAGALRNWLMSRGEPVTSSTTVRAMAPMSVYPDAEIDSTGPGQAISEVTPFLVDLPVGEGNAVVRLSQVSHATESHPTHASFVDARTIVTLSGFAPPTLHAMGIRVATTFSARQFNLLITNVPGAQKQMFVAGTKLLETYAVPPLLNNQVLAIGVTSYNGMLYFGINADRDAMSDVGVFPSLLRESLDELLEAAQ; encoded by the coding sequence ATGGTGACCAGGTTGTCGACGTCGGACGCGTCGTTCTATCACCTGGAAGACACCTCGACCCCGATGTATGTGGGCACGCTGTCGATCCTGCGCAAACCGCGCAGCGGGCTGAGCTACGAGACCCTGCTGGCCACCGTCGAGCAGCGGCTGCCCCAGATCCCGCGCTACCGCCAGAAGGTGCGTGAGGTCGCGCTCGGTCTGGCCAGGCCGGTGTGGATCGACGACAGGGACTTCGACATCACCTACCACATCCGGCGGTCGGCGCTGCCGTCGCCGGGCAGCGACGCGCAGCTGCACGAGCTGATCGCGCGGCTCGGCTCGCGGCCGTTGGACAAGTCCCGCCCGCTGTGGGAGATGTACTTGATCGAAGGCTTGGCGCGCAATCGAATTGCCATCTACACCAAGTCGCATCAAGCGTTGGTGAACGGCATGACCGCGCTGGAAATCGGGCATGTCATCGCCGACCGGACCCAGAAGCCGCCGGAGTTCGGCGAGGACATCTGGATTCCCGCGCGTGAGCCCAGCGACCGTCAACTGGTGCTCGGCGCCGTCGGCGAGTGGATCATGCGGCCTGCCGAACAGATGGCGGCGGTCCGCTCGGCGGTGACCGAGGTGGCGACCAACGCCGGTCAGCTGGTCGAGGTCGGCAAGCGGGTGGTCAACGTGGCGCGCACCGTCGCCCGCGGCACGGCGCCGAACAGCCCGTTGAACACCACGGTTTCGCGCAATCGGCGCTTCACGGTGGCCGCGCACCGACTCGACGACTACCGGATGGTGCGGGCGCGCTACGAGTGCGACGTCAACGACATCGTGCTCGCCGTCGTCGCGGGCGCCCTGCGGAACTGGCTGATGTCCCGCGGGGAACCGGTGACGTCGTCGACGACGGTGCGCGCGATGGCGCCGATGTCGGTGTACCCGGACGCCGAGATCGACTCCACCGGACCGGGGCAGGCGATCAGCGAGGTGACACCGTTTCTGGTCGACCTGCCGGTGGGGGAGGGCAACGCCGTGGTGCGGCTGTCGCAGGTGTCGCATGCCACCGAGTCACACCCGACCCACGCCAGCTTCGTCGACGCCAGGACCATCGTCACGCTGTCGGGTTTCGCGCCACCGACGTTGCACGCCATGGGTATTCGCGTCGCCACCACATTCTCCGCGCGCCAGTTCAACCTGCTGATCACCAATGTGCCCGGCGCGCAGAAGCAGATGTTCGTCGCGGGCACCAAACTGCTGGAAACCTATGCGGTGCCACCGTTGCTGAACAACCAGGTGCTGGCGATCGGCGTGACGTCCTACAACGGCATGCTCTATTTCGGCATCAACGCCGACCGCGACGCGATGAGCGATGTCGGTGTGTTTCCTTCGCTGCTGCGCGAATCCCTGGACGAACTGCTGGAAGCCGCGCAATAG
- a CDS encoding Rv3235 family protein: MTASRVPSAPVSLTTPIIDCEPPPVGLAACPPPSSAALHRRTVRTLRPVRPLPRSPLPPPAVVAFADAALRRILEVVDRRRPIPQLHRVVAPALIDTLTTLTRMPQNASASLGRVRVRMVDERTGELFATYTRGHRVRAIAGRIERRDDRWRVVALQIG; this comes from the coding sequence ATGACCGCATCCCGAGTTCCGTCCGCACCGGTGTCGCTCACGACGCCGATCATCGACTGCGAGCCACCGCCGGTCGGCCTCGCCGCGTGCCCGCCGCCGTCGTCGGCCGCGCTGCACCGCCGCACCGTGCGCACCCTTCGACCGGTCCGTCCGCTGCCCCGCAGTCCGTTGCCGCCGCCGGCGGTGGTGGCGTTCGCCGATGCGGCGCTGCGCCGCATCCTGGAGGTCGTCGACCGGCGCCGACCCATCCCGCAACTGCACCGGGTGGTGGCGCCGGCGTTGATCGACACCCTCACCACGTTGACGCGCATGCCGCAGAACGCGTCCGCCTCGCTCGGCCGGGTCCGGGTGCGGATGGTCGACGAGCGAACCGGTGAGCTCTTCGCGACGTACACCCGCGGCCACCGGGTGCGGGCCATCGCGGGACGCATCGAGCGCCGCGACGACCGCTGGCGGGTGGTCGCCCTGCAGATCGGTTAG
- a CDS encoding aldo/keto reductase — MSQIPTISLNDGASIPQLGFGTYKIAPDQAASAVRTALDVGYRHIDTAQMYRNEKGVGEAIRESGIDRAEVFVTSKLNNGFHKPDDARRAFDGTLAALGFDYVDLFLIHWPLPTRYDGDFVSTWRTLEKFKSDGRARSIGVSNFQVSHLQRLARETETTPAVNQVEVHPYFANAEVRDYDREHGIVTEAWAPIARGTVVDDPAVTRIAAEVGKSAAQVVLRWHIQRGDVVFPKSVTPQRIKENFGIFDFELGDAEMAALSALDKGEAGRTGPNPDQFDNVDT, encoded by the coding sequence GTGAGCCAGATACCCACGATTTCCCTCAACGACGGCGCGAGCATCCCGCAACTCGGATTCGGCACCTACAAGATCGCCCCCGACCAGGCGGCGTCGGCGGTGCGAACAGCGCTCGATGTCGGCTACCGGCACATCGACACCGCGCAGATGTACCGCAACGAGAAGGGCGTCGGAGAAGCCATCCGCGAGTCAGGCATCGACCGGGCCGAAGTATTCGTCACCAGCAAGCTCAACAACGGTTTCCACAAACCCGACGACGCGCGCCGCGCCTTCGACGGCACACTCGCGGCGCTCGGCTTCGACTACGTCGATTTGTTCCTGATTCACTGGCCGCTGCCGACGCGCTACGACGGCGACTTCGTCTCGACGTGGCGCACGCTCGAAAAGTTCAAGAGCGACGGCCGGGCCCGCAGCATCGGGGTGTCGAACTTCCAGGTGTCACACCTGCAGCGACTGGCCCGCGAGACGGAGACGACGCCTGCGGTCAACCAGGTCGAGGTGCACCCGTATTTCGCGAACGCCGAAGTGCGCGACTACGACCGCGAACACGGCATCGTGACCGAGGCGTGGGCGCCCATCGCGCGCGGCACCGTGGTTGACGATCCGGCTGTCACACGCATCGCAGCGGAGGTCGGCAAGTCGGCAGCGCAGGTGGTGTTGCGCTGGCATATTCAGCGCGGCGACGTGGTGTTCCCCAAATCGGTCACGCCGCAACGGATCAAAGAGAACTTCGGCATTTTCGACTTCGAACTCGGCGACGCCGAGATGGCCGCGCTGTCGGCGCTGGACAAAGGCGAGGCCGGCCGCACCGGGCCCAACCCCGACCAGTTCGACAACGTCGACACGTAG
- the secA gene encoding preprotein translocase subunit SecA, which translates to MLDKLLRLGEGRMVKRLKGVADYVNTLSDDVEKLTDAELRAKTDEFKKRVADGTDLDDLLPEAFAVAREAAWRVLSQRHFDVQVMGGAALHFGNVAEMKTGEGKTLTAVLPSYLNALSGEGVHVVTVNDYLAKRDAEWMGRVHRFLGLNVGVILSGLNPDERRAAYAADITYGTNNEFGFDYLRDNMAHSLADLVQRGHNFAIVDEVDSILIDEARTPLIISGPADGSSHWYTEFARIAPLMEKDVHYEVDLRKRTIGVHELGVEFVEDQLGIENLYEAANSPLVSYLNNAIKAKELFQRDKDYIVRDGEVLIVDEFTGRVLIGRRYNEGMHQAIEAKEHVEIKAENQTLATITLQNYFRLYKKLSGMTGTAQTEAAELHEIYKLGVVTIPTNKPMVRADQSDLIYKTEEAKYMAVVDDVAERYEKGQPVLIGTTSVERSEYLSRQFQKRRIPHNVLNAKYHEQEANIVAEAGRLGAITVATNMAGRGTDIVLGGNVDFLADKALRERGLDPVETPDEYEAAWHEVLPKVKAEAAEEAEDVRAVGGLYVLGTERHESRRIDNQLRGRSGRQGDPGESRFYLSLGDELMRRFNGETLEALLNRLQLPDDVPIEAKMVTRAIKSAQTQVEQQNFEVRKNVLKYDEVMNQQRKVIYEERRLILEGENLAEQAHRMLVDVITAYVDGATAEGYAEDWDLEKLWDALKTLYPVGIDHHDLLDSDAVGEPGELTRDELLDALIADAERAYAEREKQLEEIAGEGAMRQLERNVLLNVLDRKWREHLYEMDYLKEGIGLRAMAQRDPLVEYQREGYDMFVGMLEGLKEESVGFLFNVTVEAAPAPSVAPVAAPSGLAQFAAEAAAKAQDSPQGGLATKERAEPAPALRAKGIEDSAPPLTYSGPSEDGSTQVKRDGSGGPKHAAPSGTSRRERREAARQQAKAAKGMRRR; encoded by the coding sequence GTGCTGGACAAGTTGCTCCGTCTCGGCGAAGGCCGCATGGTCAAGCGCCTCAAGGGGGTGGCTGACTACGTCAACACCCTGTCTGACGACGTGGAGAAGCTCACCGACGCTGAGTTGCGCGCCAAGACCGACGAATTCAAGAAGCGGGTAGCCGACGGTACCGATCTCGATGACCTTCTTCCCGAGGCGTTCGCGGTGGCCCGCGAGGCCGCCTGGCGGGTGCTCTCACAGCGGCACTTCGACGTCCAGGTGATGGGCGGCGCGGCGCTGCACTTCGGCAACGTCGCCGAGATGAAGACCGGTGAGGGCAAGACCCTGACCGCGGTGCTGCCGTCGTACCTCAACGCGCTGTCGGGTGAGGGTGTGCACGTCGTCACCGTCAATGACTATCTGGCTAAACGCGACGCCGAGTGGATGGGCCGCGTGCACCGGTTCCTCGGTCTCAACGTAGGTGTGATCCTGTCCGGCCTGAACCCCGACGAACGGCGCGCCGCGTACGCCGCCGACATCACCTACGGCACCAACAACGAATTCGGCTTCGACTACCTGCGCGACAACATGGCGCATTCGCTGGCCGACCTGGTGCAGCGCGGGCACAACTTCGCGATCGTCGACGAGGTCGACTCCATCCTGATCGACGAGGCCCGCACGCCGCTGATCATCTCCGGGCCCGCCGACGGCTCGTCGCACTGGTACACCGAGTTCGCCCGGATCGCCCCGCTGATGGAGAAGGACGTCCACTACGAGGTGGACCTGCGCAAGCGCACCATCGGCGTGCACGAGCTCGGCGTCGAGTTCGTCGAGGACCAGCTCGGCATCGAGAACCTCTACGAGGCGGCCAACTCGCCGCTGGTCAGCTACCTCAACAACGCGATCAAGGCCAAGGAGCTGTTCCAGCGCGACAAGGACTACATCGTCCGCGACGGCGAGGTGCTGATCGTCGACGAGTTCACCGGCCGCGTGCTGATCGGCCGCCGCTACAACGAGGGCATGCACCAGGCCATCGAGGCCAAAGAGCACGTCGAGATCAAGGCCGAGAACCAGACGCTGGCCACCATCACGCTGCAGAACTACTTCCGGCTCTACAAGAAGCTGTCCGGGATGACCGGCACCGCCCAGACCGAGGCGGCCGAGCTGCACGAGATCTACAAACTCGGTGTCGTGACGATCCCGACCAACAAGCCGATGGTCCGCGCCGATCAGTCCGATTTGATCTACAAGACCGAAGAGGCGAAGTACATGGCGGTCGTCGACGACGTCGCCGAGCGGTACGAGAAGGGTCAGCCGGTGCTGATCGGCACCACCAGCGTCGAGCGCTCCGAGTACCTGTCGCGCCAATTCCAGAAGCGGCGCATCCCGCACAACGTGCTCAACGCCAAGTACCACGAGCAGGAAGCCAACATCGTCGCCGAGGCGGGCCGATTGGGCGCCATCACCGTCGCCACCAACATGGCCGGCCGCGGTACCGACATCGTGCTCGGCGGCAACGTGGACTTCCTCGCCGACAAGGCGCTGCGCGAGCGGGGCCTCGACCCGGTCGAGACCCCTGACGAGTACGAGGCCGCGTGGCACGAGGTGCTGCCGAAGGTCAAGGCCGAGGCTGCCGAGGAAGCCGAGGATGTCCGCGCCGTCGGCGGCCTGTACGTGCTCGGCACCGAGCGCCACGAGTCGCGCCGCATCGACAACCAGTTGCGCGGCCGTTCCGGTCGCCAGGGCGATCCGGGCGAGTCGCGGTTCTACCTGTCGCTGGGCGACGAACTGATGCGGCGATTCAACGGCGAGACGTTGGAGGCGCTGCTCAACCGGCTGCAGCTGCCCGACGACGTGCCGATCGAAGCCAAGATGGTCACCCGCGCGATCAAGAGCGCGCAGACCCAGGTCGAGCAGCAGAACTTCGAGGTCCGCAAGAACGTCCTCAAGTACGACGAGGTGATGAACCAGCAGCGCAAGGTCATCTACGAGGAGCGTCGCCTGATCCTGGAGGGCGAGAACCTCGCCGAGCAGGCGCACCGGATGCTCGTCGACGTGATCACCGCCTACGTCGACGGCGCCACCGCCGAGGGCTACGCCGAGGACTGGGATCTGGAGAAGCTGTGGGACGCGCTCAAGACGCTGTACCCGGTCGGCATCGACCATCACGACCTGCTGGACTCCGACGCCGTCGGCGAGCCCGGTGAACTGACGCGCGACGAACTGCTCGACGCGTTGATCGCCGACGCCGAGCGCGCGTACGCCGAGCGGGAGAAGCAACTCGAGGAGATCGCCGGTGAGGGGGCGATGCGGCAGTTGGAGCGCAACGTGCTGCTCAACGTCCTCGACCGCAAATGGCGCGAGCACCTCTACGAGATGGACTACCTCAAGGAGGGCATCGGCCTGCGCGCGATGGCGCAGCGCGATCCGCTGGTCGAGTACCAGCGCGAGGGTTACGACATGTTCGTCGGCATGCTCGAGGGGCTCAAGGAAGAGTCGGTCGGCTTCTTGTTCAACGTCACCGTCGAGGCCGCGCCTGCGCCCAGTGTCGCGCCGGTTGCCGCGCCGTCCGGGCTCGCGCAGTTCGCCGCCGAGGCCGCAGCCAAGGCGCAGGACAGCCCCCAGGGTGGGCTGGCCACCAAGGAACGTGCGGAACCGGCTCCGGCGTTGCGCGCCAAGGGAATTGAGGACTCTGCGCCGCCGCTGACCTACAGCGGCCCGTCCGAGGACGGGTCGACGCAGGTGAAGCGCGACGGTAGCGGCGGACCCAAGCACGCCGCCCCGAGCGGCACCAGCAGGCGTGAGCGGCGCGAGGCCGCGCGTCAGCAGGCCAAGGCCGCCAAGGGAATGCGCAGGCGCTAA
- a CDS encoding SAM-dependent methyltransferase, producing MVAAGRARATRANLIEDPLAEPLVRAVGVDFFTRWASGELAAVDVDVPGAFWGMQQMTELLAARTQYFDRFLADATAAGIRQVVILASGLDARGYRFAWPSGTVVFEIDQPEVLAFKAATLADLGAKPTADVRTVPIDLRRDWPTALREAGFDPTKPSAWTAEGLLPFLPAEAQNRLLDNITELSADGSRLASEVATTSCAGDGSRFWDSLEEITKRWREYGLDIELGALGYSDDREDVAGYLDARGWRSDAISLSNLLAEAGLPVPSDGNAFGGNYYCASVKQLVPHGR from the coding sequence ATGGTCGCCGCGGGCAGGGCCCGCGCCACCCGAGCCAACCTCATCGAGGATCCGCTCGCCGAACCACTGGTCCGCGCGGTCGGGGTCGACTTCTTCACCCGCTGGGCCAGCGGCGAGCTGGCCGCCGTCGACGTCGATGTGCCGGGCGCGTTCTGGGGCATGCAGCAGATGACCGAACTGCTCGCCGCACGCACGCAGTACTTCGACCGCTTCCTGGCCGACGCGACCGCCGCCGGCATCCGTCAGGTCGTGATCCTCGCCTCGGGACTGGACGCACGCGGATATCGATTCGCCTGGCCCTCGGGCACCGTGGTGTTCGAGATCGATCAGCCCGAGGTATTGGCCTTCAAAGCCGCGACGCTGGCCGACCTCGGTGCCAAGCCGACGGCGGACGTGCGCACCGTCCCGATCGACTTGCGCAGGGACTGGCCGACGGCGTTGCGCGAGGCCGGTTTCGATCCGACGAAGCCGTCGGCGTGGACCGCAGAAGGCCTGTTGCCCTTCCTTCCCGCCGAGGCGCAAAACCGCTTGCTGGACAACATCACCGAACTCAGTGCCGACGGCAGTCGGCTGGCTTCGGAGGTGGCGACGACATCCTGCGCGGGCGACGGCAGTCGGTTCTGGGACTCGCTGGAGGAGATCACCAAGCGTTGGCGGGAGTACGGATTGGACATCGAACTCGGCGCACTCGGCTACTCCGACGATCGTGAAGACGTCGCCGGGTACCTCGACGCCAGGGGCTGGCGGTCGGATGCGATCTCCTTGTCGAACTTGCTCGCCGAGGCCGGCTTGCCAGTTCCTTCGGACGGCAACGCGTTCGGGGGCAACTATTACTGCGCATCGGTGAAGCAGCTAGTGCCTCACGGGCGGTAG
- a CDS encoding class I SAM-dependent methyltransferase: MTELGFLDRTREGYDLTASEYAERFHDHLHNKPLDRAMLTGFAGMVKSNGLIADVGCGTGATSRLFADLGLDVVGIDLSPRMIAQARRLNPGLRFQAGSMTKLDFDDGQFDGLCAWYSVIHIPDESLPAVFAEFCRVLRPGGVALVAFQVGDQPRTFKEMFGAQVSLTFYRRQPDTVAVLLDEAGLAPYAGLVRDPDDDGFESTPQAYLIAQRT; this comes from the coding sequence GTGACCGAACTAGGCTTCCTGGACCGCACCCGCGAAGGATATGACCTCACGGCATCCGAATACGCCGAACGGTTTCACGATCACCTGCACAACAAGCCACTCGACCGCGCGATGCTCACCGGGTTCGCCGGGATGGTCAAGAGCAACGGGCTGATCGCCGACGTCGGTTGCGGCACCGGTGCCACGTCGCGCCTGTTCGCCGACCTCGGGCTCGACGTCGTCGGTATCGACTTGTCCCCCAGGATGATTGCGCAAGCGCGACGGCTCAATCCCGGGTTGCGCTTTCAGGCCGGGTCGATGACCAAGCTCGACTTCGACGACGGCCAGTTCGACGGTCTGTGCGCATGGTACTCGGTGATCCACATCCCCGACGAGTCGCTGCCCGCGGTGTTCGCCGAATTCTGCCGCGTGCTACGCCCCGGCGGGGTGGCGCTGGTCGCCTTTCAGGTCGGCGACCAACCACGCACGTTCAAGGAGATGTTCGGCGCGCAGGTGTCGTTGACGTTCTATCGCCGACAGCCCGACACCGTCGCCGTGCTGCTCGACGAGGCCGGTCTCGCGCCGTACGCCGGTCTGGTGCGTGACCCCGACGACGACGGCTTCGAATCGACGCCGCAGGCCTACCTCATCGCGCAGCGAACGTGA
- a CDS encoding fatty acid desaturase — MAITDVPAFAHLTEADIDNLAFELDAIRQDIEDSRGERDARYIRRTIAAQRALEVAGRLMLAAGSRRSAWWAGTVTLGVAKIIENMEIGHNVMHGQWDWMNDPEIHSTTWEWDMSGAAKHWRFTHNFMHHKYTNILGMDDDVGYGLLRVTRDDKWKPFNLGNLFYNTMLAVGFEWGVGLQHLELGRMFKGRDDRDATMVRLREFSAKAGRQVVKDYVAYPALTSLSPGATYSSTLKANAVANVIRNVWANAVIFCGHFPDGAEKFTKTDMAGESKGEWYLRQLLGSANFENGPVLRFMSGNLCHQIEHHLYPDLPSNRLHEVSIRVRQVFDKYDLPYTTGSFLVQYGKTWRTIAKLSLPDKYLRDTADDAPETRSERMFAELEPTQRSGLKSAIAAVRARRRAKRLAA; from the coding sequence ATGGCAATCACAGACGTACCGGCATTCGCACATCTGACCGAAGCCGATATCGACAATCTCGCGTTCGAACTGGACGCAATTCGCCAGGACATCGAGGACTCCCGAGGCGAGCGCGATGCGCGCTACATTCGCCGCACCATCGCCGCCCAGCGGGCCCTGGAGGTGGCGGGCCGGCTGATGCTGGCAGCGGGTTCGCGCCGCTCCGCGTGGTGGGCGGGCACGGTGACCCTCGGCGTGGCCAAGATCATCGAGAACATGGAGATCGGCCACAACGTCATGCATGGCCAATGGGATTGGATGAACGATCCCGAGATCCACTCCACCACATGGGAGTGGGACATGAGCGGTGCCGCCAAGCACTGGCGGTTCACTCACAACTTCATGCACCACAAGTACACCAACATCCTCGGCATGGACGACGACGTGGGCTACGGTCTGCTGCGCGTCACCCGTGACGACAAGTGGAAGCCGTTCAATCTCGGCAACTTGTTCTACAACACGATGCTCGCGGTCGGTTTCGAGTGGGGTGTGGGGCTGCAGCATCTGGAACTCGGCAGGATGTTCAAGGGCCGCGACGACCGCGACGCCACCATGGTGCGGCTGCGCGAGTTCTCGGCCAAGGCGGGTCGTCAGGTGGTCAAGGACTACGTCGCCTATCCGGCGCTGACCTCGTTGTCGCCCGGCGCGACCTACTCTTCGACGCTGAAGGCCAACGCGGTGGCCAACGTCATCCGCAACGTCTGGGCCAACGCGGTGATCTTCTGCGGCCATTTCCCTGACGGCGCAGAGAAATTCACCAAGACCGACATGGCCGGTGAGAGCAAGGGCGAGTGGTATCTGCGTCAGTTGCTCGGCAGCGCCAACTTCGAGAACGGTCCGGTGTTGCGCTTCATGAGCGGCAACCTGTGCCATCAGATCGAGCACCACCTGTATCCGGATCTGCCCAGCAACCGGCTGCACGAGGTCTCGATTCGGGTGCGCCAGGTGTTCGACAAGTACGACCTGCCGTACACCACGGGCTCGTTCCTGGTTCAGTACGGCAAGACGTGGCGCACCATCGCCAAGCTGTCGCTGCCGGACAAGTATCTGCGCGACACCGCCGACGATGCGCCGGAAACGCGCAGCGAGCGGATGTTCGCCGAACTCGAACCGACGCAGCGCAGTGGCCTGAAGTCAGCGATCGCCGCCGTGCGCGCCCGACGCCGCGCGAAGCGCCTCGCCGCGTAG